The genomic stretch CTGTGCAGCCCTAAGTGCCATCCCACTGCTGGGAACGTgacaactgaaacaaaacatactTCACTCCTCTCCCTGTTTTTTACAGATCACCACATGCATACGCTTGGAGGAGGACAAGGCAGAGCAAATACTTTGCACAGCTTCTCTCCAGTTCAGTCACCTCTCCCAGGCCCTCTGAGCTTGAGTGAAATGTCCAAGGGCAAACTGCTTTTGATTTATCAATGTTCAGATCCTTGTGGCCCAGCACAGTGGCACAGGCCAAACAAGAAGCCTTTTTCCTGCTCACCATGAAGTTGTCTTGAATCCAAACATATGTTCTGCGATGGCAGTGATGAGATGCTGTCCTGGAAGAGAGGTGCAAGCAACAGCTTCGAGTGCCACCAGAcataggaaaaaagattttcagtcagactgtattttttctgctgacattCCCCCTGACATTTGCAAATGCCCAGCCACGTGCTCGGTGCTGTGGGGCTTATGCTACTGCTTGGGAGCAAACAGAAGAGTCAGCCATTGCCTCGTGGGCCTTGGGACCCTGAGAGCACCATGGCGCGCTGAAGACTTCGAAGCAGGTTGAACTCTTCCTTCCAAACTTGTTCACGGTGGGTTTGCTTCCAAGCCGAGGAGAGCCCCAGGATGGACTGGGTGTGCGGAGCTGTCAGGCTTCCCCCATCCCTGACCAGGGTGGGGACAAGCTGGGCACTGAGGGCCCCCCCCTCGGCCCCCCACCCGGGGCCCGGGTGAAGCCAGGCGAGGCCGCCCCCGCTGCGCGGTGTTACCGGACGCCCCTCGGTCGGGCCGGGGCACGGACCTGAATGCTGCTGCATGTGGTCGAAGCGGCGGTCCCAGTCCAGCGACAGCAGCACCTCGGCGCCCGGTTCCAGCGCCTCCTGCACGAAGTGGACGGCCTCGGGGCCCCGCCGGGTGACGCGCAGCACCGGCACATCGCCGATGAGGCCGCGGTCGTCCGGCTGCGGACACGAGGGGCGTCAGCGCCGCCgacccggccccggccccggccccggccccggccccgcgcccggCCCCTACCTGCCCGCCGCCCTCGGGGAAGAGGATGGTGTCCTCCAGCACCACCTGGAACCCGCGCaccggctccccgccgccctcgGGCCGCAGCTCCGCCGGCCGGCACGACACCACCCTGGTGGCGAACTGCGACAGAGGCGGCGGCGCCGTGAGGGCCGGCCCGCGCctcgcccgccccgcgccccgcccgtCCCGCCGCTACCTGCCGGGCCCAGCTGTCCCGCTGGCACTGGAACAccatggcggcggcggagcggcggccgcGACACGGGGCTGGTGGCGGCGACGGTGGCCGGGGATGGACACGGGGGCTGGCGGCCGCCGTGCCGCAGGTGGGCGGGGCCTGCAGGGTGACGCGCGGCGCGCGCTGCCGGtaccggcggcggcggggtaGGACGCGGCGGCGGCGCGAGCGGACAGCAGACGGCGGCGGCAGCTCACGTTTATTGCCCCGTGCCCCGCGCGGGTAACCGGCACGGGGAGACCGGACGGCTCCCGCCGCCCTGGGTCGGGGTCCGCTGCGCTCGGCGGGGAACCGGCCGGGGCGGCTCCGCTTCCTCGGAGAGCCCTGCCCGCGCTGCTCGTCGGCGCGTGCTGCCGGCGCACCGGGAAGCCTTCTGCGGCCGCGGCGTCCCCGGGGGGCCTGGGCTTCAGAGGTCGTCCTGCGGGAGGGAGGAGCGAGGTGCCAGGGAAGGGGGCAGCCCCCGGCCGCAGCGGCCGGTACCGgccgggcagcccccggcagccctggggagcgtGTCCCCGGCGGGCCCCGGGACGGGCTGCCCGAGGAGAGCAGCTGGAGCGGCTGCCGGCGTCCCAGAGTGAGCGGAGGGCCAGAGGCTCGGCTCGGCGCGGTGCGGTGGGGGCGGCTGCAGCGTGTAGCAGCGCCTGGGGGAAGCAGCTCGCAGGCAATACTTACATCCAGGTCGTCCATGGCCGGGGGGGGACCTTTGTCCGTCACCTTTTCCAGGAGCtggatgggaaaaaaacagctgtgGGAACTCCCGAATCCCTAGCTCCACCCCCATCCCAAGCACCCACCCCACAAGCACCCCGGGACACCGAGGCTTGCAGCCTGGCTCACCTCTGCATACTGTTCCACCATGGCCCTCTCCACCTCCTCGTCCCCTTCCCAGTCTCGCCAGTTGTCAAAGTCCACGGAGAGCCAGGCTGGCTGTGGGCAGAGAGAGCATCGCCTGAGGGAGGGAGCAGCATGGAGGGGACCGGGCAGCCCTGTCCTCACGGCCCAGGCATTGCTCTGTGGGGTGAGcgcagactgctcctgctcaggCGAGGGGACTGgacaggctggggcagggcaggaaggGGAGTGTGTCCCTTCATCTGCGGGTGCTGGTCCTGACTCCGCCTGTGTCGAGGGAAAGGGGTGCTGCGTCCTTCCTGGACGGCAGAGATCCATGGACTGGCAGTGACCATGAGGTTGGGGTCTTTGGGAGCTCTGTGTTGGGATGCCCGCATGGGGCCCTCGGTGTCTGTCCTAGGGGCAGGTTGGTCCCCAGGACCCATGAGGTGCTGTGTGGGGACAGCACGTGCTAAGGCTGGTCCTGGCTGCCAGGGGCCACACACACCTTGATGTTCTCCTTGGTGATACGGGGCCAGGCCACTTTCTCCTTCCACTTCCTCATAAAACATGTAATGGAGCGGTCGGAGCGCTTCTCCCGTGAGTCCTGCCAAGAGATTGGGGGTGCCACATCTCAGCGTCTGCCAGAATCCTCTCTGTAATCCACTGCAGACACACACAGGATTAAAGCTCAGCCACGTTCAGGCTGTGGGGGACACAGAACCACAGAGACAGGTTGTTTCTGGCCCCAGGTAGCACTGCAAGTGCCCGGCCCAGGGTCAGGGCTCAGAGGCTTGTGCTGACCCCACTCAGGCTGTTGGGAAAGGGGCAGGATTCAATGCTAAGCGGCGTTGCTCAAGACTGCACAGGCTGGATTTAATTCTGAGCCTGATGCAGGCTGTCAGAGAACAGTTTGCTGGGCGGAAGCCTCACCTTGGAGTTGACCCTGGCATACAGGTTGATCTCGTTGTAGAACTCCACACCATCTGCATTTTTGCAACTGCCAAAACACCGTAACAGCCTGGTTTAGGAGAGGGCTGAGGCCACGCGTGCCCCATCCCCCAGACCACCCCCAGTTCAGGGCCACGTCCCTGGTCGGCAGGGCAGTGGCAGCTCACCTGAACACCAGCCGCTGGTCCTCAATGATGACCTTAACATCCGTGCTGTCCTCGACACAGAACTCCAGGTAGACGTACCGTGGGCGGTCGTACCACAGTGTCTTTGCCGGTTGCCTTGGGAAAGAGCAGACCAGCAGGTTTTTCCGCGGTGCCCAGCAGCACTCCACAGGGACCGCGCGAGACACGGGGTGGGAATTGGGGCAAGGAAGGTGCCCCAAACATGTACCCTGCCTGGGCCGAGCTCCAGGGCTGACAGCGAGAGCGAGGTGGGTGCAGGGCCCGGGCGGTGGGCACGCAGCTCTCCCCTCTCACCCTCCAGACGGCCCCTCGCCTCGGCAGCCAGGGAGGCCCGGCAGGCCGTTCTGCCCTCGCTCTCCACTGCCATTGCTGGAGGGTCCCGGCCGGGGCCCCGCGGCGCTGGGCCCTGCCCGGTGCTGCCTCAGGCTCCGGGACCTGGGCGGGTGCCCAAGACCCTGACCGGACACTGCCCCGGGGACCGGGCGCcgcccgtcccgtcccgtcccgtcccgtccggCCCGACCGCGCTCACCTCGCCATGGCGgtgccggccccgccccgcgctaTTTCGGGCCGGGGGCGCGGCTgtcggcggggccgggagcgggggccgggagcggggaTCGGCCGGGCCGGACCTGGCGCGGCGCGGCCACCTCGCGGCCCGGTCGCCGGCCCAGCGCCGCCCCGCGGTGGGCGCGCCCCGCGCCGGGCCACGCGCCCCGGGACCCCCGCGACTCCCGggacccccggccccgccgcagccgTCCCGCCAGGCCGCCGGGGGGCGCGCTGGCGCCGCTCAGGCCTCGCCCCGCTTCCGCCCCGCCCTCGCCAGGCCCCACCCCGCGCCGCGTCGCGGCagcaagatggcggcggcggcgtcgCGGCGCCGGTAGCGGCAGCCATGGAGGCAGAGGGCGGCCCGCTGGGCCCGGGGGAGCGCTGGGCGCCGGTGGGCGCCGTGTCGGCGGCGACGGAGGAGGacgaagaggaggaggaggaggcggcggcggcggcgggcgggtcgccgCAGTCGGTGCCGCGGCTGcgggccgagcggcgccgcctGCACGGCGCGCTGCTGGCGCTGGCCTCGCACTTCGCCCAGGTGCAGTTCCGGCTGCGGCAGGTggcgcgggccgggccggccgaGCAGCAGCGCCTGCTCCGCGACCTGGAGGACTTCGCCTTCCGCGGCTGCCCTGCGCCGCTGGCCCACGGCCTCGGCGACGCCCCGGTGAGTGCGCCCGCCGTGACCCcctgccggggcgggggggcgcggGCCGTGCCGAGCCGACTCTGCGGCCCCGGTGCCGGCAGAGCGACGGCTTTTGCCGGGGCGAGGAGAATACGGCCTCCTCtcgggcggcggcgccgggcggtTTTCTGTTCCGCGCCGCCCACCCCGGGGTCGGTA from Buteo buteo chromosome 9, bButBut1.hap1.1, whole genome shotgun sequence encodes the following:
- the LOC142034826 gene encoding prostaglandin E synthase 3-like isoform X2; the protein is MAAATGAATPPPPSCCRDAARGGAWRGRGGSGARPERRQRAPRRPGGTAAAGPGVPGVAGVPGRVARRGARPPRGGAGPATGPRGGRAAPGPARPIPAPGPRSRPRRQPRPRPEIARGGAGTAMARQPAKTLWYDRPRYVYLEFCVEDSTDVKVIIEDQRLVFSCKNADGVEFYNEINLYARVNSKDSREKRSDRSITCFMRKWKEKVAWPRITKENIKPAWLSVDFDNWRDWEGDEEVERAMVEQYAELLEKVTDKGPPPAMDDLDDDL
- the LOC142034826 gene encoding alanyl-tRNA editing protein Aarsd1-like isoform X3, with the protein product MAAATGAATPPPPSCCRDAARGGAWRGRGGSGARPERRQRAPRRPGGTAAAGPGVPGVAGVPGRVARRGARPPRGGAGPATGPRGGRAAPGPARPIPAPGPRSRPRRQPRPRPEIARGGAGTAMARQPAKTLWYDRPRYVYLEFCVEDSTDVKVIIEDQRLVFSCKNADGVEFYNEINLYARVNSKDSREKRSDRSITCFMRKWKEKVAWPRITKENIKPAWLSVDFDNWRDWEGDEEVERAMVEQYAELLEKVTDKGPPPAMDDLDFATRVVSCRPAELRPEGGGEPVRGFQVVLEDTILFPEGGGQPDDRGLIGDVPVLRVTRRGPEAVHFVQEALEPGAEVLLSLDWDRRFDHMQQHSGQHLITAIAEHMFGFKTTSWELGRQRSVIELDTPSMTAEQIEALERSVNEKIRERVPVVVRELAADDPEIERVRSRGLPDDHAGPVRVVDIEGIDSNMCCGTHVSNLSDLQVIKLLGTEKGKKNKTNLVFLAGNRVLKSIEQSHSTEKALTSLLKNGPGEHIEAVKRLQSSVKLLQKNNLNLLRDIAVLIARDFKSKPVQSQLFVLHRKEGDSEFMNIIANEIGSEETLLFLTVGDDKEAGLFLLAGPVEAVENLGPRVAELLGGKGAGKRGRFQGKATKMSQRGEVQALLQEFISRRSPEA